TCTGCTGAATGATGAGGATATTCACAGCCATCAGGATGCCATGGCGGCCTTGCTGGCAAAGGTTACGGCCCACAACAGTGACGGGCTGCCCAAGATAGTCATAAGTCACTGCTTTTTAGACGGTGGCAACGAGTCTGATTCAGAGCGCCCCCTGTCAATCGGCGGCGCCGACAAGATTTCACCGGCGCTGTTCGCACCATTCGATTACGCTGCCCTTGGGCATCTGCATGGCCCACAATATAAGGGCGCAGAGCATGTGCGCTACAGCGGCTCTCCCTTGAAATACTCCTTCAGCGAGCAGCACCAAAATAAGTCGGTCACCCTGGTGAATATATTGCCCGGCCAGGCACCGGATATCCGTTTGCTGCCCATCAAACCCCAGCGCGATGTGCGCATTATCGAAGGCTATCTGGATGCGCTCCTTACACGGGGAGCAAGCGACCCCGGCCGGGATGATTACCTGATGGTGCGATTGCTCGATACCCATGCCATTTTAGAACCCATGGCAAAGCTTCGGGCAATCTACCCGAATGTGCTGCACCTTGAACGTACCGGGCTGATGCAGGAAAGGGCACTGGAGGGGCCTGGCCGAGAGCGCATGCAAAAAAGCGAACTGACCATGTTTGAAGATTTCTTTACTCAGGTTCAGGGGGAACCCCTTTCCGGGCCACAAAAAACATTGATGTCCGAATTGATTGCCTCCTTGCACAGGGAGGGCGGTCAATGAAGCCCTTAACCCTTGCCATCACCGCCTTTGGTCCCTTCGTGGACACCCAAACCCTGGACTTCCGCGCCCTTGGCGAGTGGCCCTTGTTCCTGATTAACGGGCCGACCGGAGCGGGCAAAACCACGATCCTCGATGCAATTTGTTTTGCACTTTACGGCAAAACCACCGGCAATGAGCGCGAAGGCACCCAGATGCGCTGTGATGCCGCCCCCGATGATGTGTTGACCGAAGTAACCTTTGAATTTGGTCTGGGTGACAAGGTGTATCGGGTGAAACGGATGCCCGAGCAGCAGC
This portion of the Shewanella amazonensis SB2B genome encodes:
- a CDS encoding exonuclease SbcCD subunit D; this translates as MRFIHTSDWHLGRTLHNQSLLDEQAQMLETLLTLIETHEVDALVIAGDIFDRSVPPAAAVSLLDDFLDKVVQQLKVSVIAIGGNHDGQERLAFGARQMAGAGLYIQGPVRASIEPVHIDGKQGAAFFYPIPYAEPALVRHLLNDEDIHSHQDAMAALLAKVTAHNSDGLPKIVISHCFLDGGNESDSERPLSIGGADKISPALFAPFDYAALGHLHGPQYKGAEHVRYSGSPLKYSFSEQHQNKSVTLVNILPGQAPDIRLLPIKPQRDVRIIEGYLDALLTRGASDPGRDDYLMVRLLDTHAILEPMAKLRAIYPNVLHLERTGLMQERALEGPGRERMQKSELTMFEDFFTQVQGEPLSGPQKTLMSELIASLHREGGQ